Genomic segment of Streptosporangium sp. NBC_01755:
CATCGCCAGGGTGGACGGGCACGCGATGCTCCCCGACGACTACCTCCGGGTCGCGGTCGAGACCCTTGAGGAGACCGGCGCCGACAACGTGGGCGGCATCATGGCCGCCGAGGGCGTCACGCCGTTCGAGCAGGCCGTGGCCCGCGCGATGACCTCCAAGATCGGTGTCGGCGGCGCCAGGTTCCACACCGGCGGCACCGCGGGCCCGGCCGACACGGTCTACCTCGGCGTGTTCCGCCGGGAGGCGCTGGAGCGGGTCGGCGGCTACGACGAGCACTTCCAGCGGGCCCAGGACTGGGAGATGAACCACCGCATCCGAGAGACGGGCGGCCTGGTCTGGTTCCAGCCCCGGATGCGCGTCTCCTACCGGCCAAGGCCCGACATCAAGGCCCTCGCCAAGCAGTACTTCCACTACGGCCGCTGGCGCAGGGTGGTCGCCCGCACCCATGAGGGCACGATCAACCTGCGCTACCTGGCGCCGCCGCTGGCGGTGCTGGCCATCCTCGCCGGCCTGGTGATCTCCCCCTTCCTCTGGCCGGGTCTGCTGATCCCCGGCGGCTACCTGGCGGCGATCCTGGCCGGCTCCGCGGTCACCGGCATCGGCCTGCCCGTCCCGGCGCTGGTGAGACTGCCGCTGGTCTACGTCACCATGCACATGTCGTGGGGCTGGGGTTTCCTGACCAGCCCGAGAAGGCTCGGCAAGCCGGGCTGACCCTTTCACCTTTCACCGAGGCGGGCACCCGTCAGGTTCACCGAGGCGGGCACCCGTCAGGGGCGGGCGTCGACCACCTGACCGGTGACATCGGAGGCGAGCACGTCCAGCGAGGTACGGGCCACGGTGTGCGGGGCGTCGCCCCGTTCGGGAACGACGCAGTTGACCCGTACCCCGCAGGAGGCCCATTCCCTCGCCAGCGACCGGGTCAGACCGGCCACGGCGGCACCCGCGGCGGAGCTCAGGCTGTCACCCACGTAGCCCTCGGCGCCCTCGGCGCCCTCAGTGCTCTCAGTACCCTCAGTGCTCTCGGTACGGGAGGGGGCGTGGAACAGCAGGCGGCCCCCGGTCGCGCGGAGATGGGGAAGGGCGGCCCTGGCGACGTTGACCGGGCCCAGGTGGTGCACGTTCACGCTCTCGGCGATCGCGGTGTCGTCCACCGCGTCGAGCCTGCCCGGGTACGGGGCGCCCGCGGCGTTGACCACGTAGTCGATCCCGCCCGTCTCCTTGGCGGCGCGGGCGAGCGCGTCGGCCACGGCGCCGGGGTCCTCGACACGTACCTCTTCGAGTGGCCCGGAGAGATCGGACGATCCGGGGAAGGAGAACACGCGGGCGCCGTACCGTCCGGCCAGCTCCGCCACCTCCGCGCCGGCGCTGCCGCCCGCGCCGAAGACCACCACGGTCCTGCCCGCCATCGCCTCGCGCAGGGCGGGGGCCGAGACGGAGGGAACCTCGCTCGCGGCGAGCCGCAGGAGCGTGTCGGCGATGAGGAGATCCACCGGGTGGGTGACCTTCATGTTCCGCTCGCTGCCCGGCACCACGTGGATCGGTACCTCGGGCAGGTAGCGCAGCACCACGCCGCAGTCGTCGGTGGGCGGCCGGTCACCGAAGCCGGGGTCGGCGAAGGCCCGCTCGTACGCCTCGCGGATCACCGAGAGCCGGAAGCACTGCGGGGTCTGGACACGGCGCAGGGTGGAACGGTCGGGGACGTCGCGGACGATCTCCCCATCCGGATCCCGCGAGATGACCACGATCGTGTCGGAGCTCGGGATCGCCACCTCGACGGCCGAGCAGGTCCTCAGCGCCTCGACGCAGTCGGCGATGATCCTCCGATCCGCCAGCGGGCGTACGGCGTCGTGCAGCAGCACGTCGCACTCCTGCGACCCAAGGGCCCGCAGCGCCCGCCAGGTGGTCTCCGGGCGGCTCTGGCCGCCCTCCAGGATCCGGGTGACCTTCGCGAAGCCGCCCGCCTCGACGATCCGCTCCACCTCCCCGGTGAAGCCGGGCGCCATCAGCACGATGACCTCGTCGATCTCCGGCGCCCCCTCGAACAGGGCGAGGGTGTGTTCCAGGATCGTCCGGCCCGCCACCTCCAGCAGCTGCTTGGGGGTGCCGAGGCCGACGCGCCGGCCGACGCCGCCTGCCAGGACCACTCCGACGGTTCGAAGACGCGGTTCACGTTCGGCCAAGATCAGATTCCTTTGACAGTTCGGATATGGCGAGCGTAATGGGTGCGTACCCGATCGTCCGGCGTGCTCCCGTGCTATCCCGTCAAGATCTAGCTACCCTGAGTGCGCACTCCCCGATTCGTACGGTGATCCCGTCGGATACGAAGGAGCCCGGATTGCCTGACTCTCACGCCACCTCCCAGACGGCCGCGGTCGTGCTCGCCACCACCGAGGCGTCCGCCCTGCGCTGTCCCGGCGGAACACTCCTCGACAGGCTGACCGGTCAGCTTGCCACACTCCCGGTGCGGGAGGTGCACGTGGTGGCCCGCTCCAGCGACATCATCCACGCGCCCGGCGGCACCCACATGATCGGGGCCGAGGGGTCGCGGGGGCTCGCCGACGACCTGCGCCGGGTCGCGAAGGTGGCTCGCTCGTCCATCGGCCCCGTGCTGCTGGTCGCCGGCGACCTGGTGGCGCACACCGAGGCGCTGGCCATGCTCGTGGAGCATCCGGCCCGTGACACCCGCGCGCTGGTGAGCGACGACGGCAGGGACGCGCCGGGGCCGTCACGCCCGCCGATCAGGATCGACGGCAGGTTCGTGGTGGCCGCGGGCACCTCCTTTCACGAGGTGGGCGAGGCGTGCGGCACCTTCAGGGGCGCGCTCCAGGTGGGCGTGTCCGACCTGGCCCGCCTCGCCGAGACCGCCGAGACGCTCGCCGAGCTCGCCGAGGCGGGCGGCTTCGGCCCGATGGACGGCGGCGAGGCCCCGCAGCTGCTCCTGGTCGGCCTGGTCCGCTCCGGTGTCCCGGTGCACGCGGCCGGGCTCGGCCGGCTCCACGGCGACCGGATGGCCGAGCAGGCGGACGTCGACTCGGCGGTGCCGAGGCTGGCGGAGGTCGACGAGGCCGAGGCCAGGCTGGACGGCGCGGTCAAGACCAACGACGGCTTCTTCGCCACGTACGGGGTGAGCTCCTGGTCCAGGCACCTCGTGAAGCTCGCCGCCAGGCTCGGTCTGACGCCGAACGCGATCACCGGGATGTCCGTCGGCCTGGCCGCGCTCGCCGCGGTCTGGTTCTCCGCGGGCACCCGGCAGGCACTGATCGCCGGGGCGGTCCTGCTCTACCTGTCGTTCGTGCTCGACTGCGTCGACGGCCAGCTCGCCCGCTACACCCGCGCCTTCTCGCCGTTCGGGGCGTGGCTGGACGCCACCTTCGACCGGGTCAAGGAGTACGCCGTCTACGTGGGCCTCGCCTTCGGGTACGCGGCCGGGCTGGACGCCACCGGCGGCGGGCCCGACGGCATCTGGGGGCTCGCGGTGGCCGCGATGATCCTGCAGCTGCTCCGCCACATGATCGATTTCTCGTACGCGGGGGCGCGTGCCGACGCCGGCCGGGTGGGCGCGGCCTGGGCCAGGACGCCGGGCTCGCTGAGCGACCCGGCCGACGCCGGCGCCAGGCGGCCGGTGCCGCTCCACGAGCCGGAACGGCAGGCCGCGTTCGCGGGTGCCGAGGTGATGCGTGCGCCCGGGGCCGGGCAGGCCGCGGATACCGGGGCTGAGCCGGATACCGGGGCTGAGCCGGGTGCCGGGGCTGAGCCGGATATCGGGGCTGAGCCGGGTGCCGGGAAAGGGGCCGGGGACGGCGGCGGGCCGGGTGCGGGCAATGCGATCGTGCGGCTCTCGCGGACCATGGAGAAGGCGTCCCCGACCCGCTGGTTCAAAAAGATCATCGTGCTGCCCATCGGGGAACGGATGGCCCTGATCGCGGTGACCGCCGCCCTCTTCAACGCCAGGGTGACCTTCGTCGCGCTGCTGGTCTGGGGCGGGATCGCCGCGACCTACATCCTCGCCGGCCGGATGGGCAGGTCGCTGAGCCGGTGACCGGAGACGACGGGCGCACGGGCGCACGGGCGCACGGGAGGGCGGGAGGGCGGGGCTGCCCGCCACGAGACGGGAGACCTCGGCGGGGCGGTGCTTCCTGCCATCGGGTCGGCAGGGCCCTCCGTGAGGCGGGCGGGGCCTGTCGCGGGGCGGGCGGGACCGGGCGGCTTTTCTTGAGGCGAGTGGAAAACGGGTGTGATCATGGTTTCTGTGCATATGACGCCGGTGCCGCGTAGCGCCGTGGTCGCCTACCGGGACGACGGGGTGCCATCGAGGGCCATGGGCGCGCTGGTCGCCGGGCAACTCCCGCCGCTGCCGCCCGCGATCGTCGGGATGTTCGTGACCGGAGTGCTGCTGCTGGTCGGCGTGGCCGGCACCGACGGGCTGGCGGTGTTCGCCCCCGCGGTGGCGCTGCTGCTCGCCGGTCCGGGCAGCTCCCACCCGCACGACGGCCGGCTCGACTGGCTGGTGCCGCCGATCCTGCGCCTCACCGAGTACGGCTTCGTGGCCTCGGTGGGCTTCGCGCACGACGTGCCGCCGTGGCTGATCCTCGTGCTGCTCGGCGCGATGGCCTTCCACCACTACGACGTCGTCTACCGCCTCCGGCAGCGGGTCTACCCGCCGGCCTGGCTGGCCACATCCGGCCTCGGCTGGGACGGCAGGATGCTGCTGGTCGCCCTCGGCGGCCTCGCCGGGCAGGTCACGCTGGTGTTCGTGCTGCTCTCGCTGTACCTGTGGTGCCTCTTCGGCTGGGAGAGCATCACCTGCTGGCTGGCGGCCCCGAGGCTCGGGGTGGACGCGGCCGACCTCGGCGCACACGATTGAGAACGCCCGGCAAACCCTCGATTACACGATCAGGGCCTGAAGGCAACTAACCTTTGGGGCCTAGGAGTGCCCGCCGGGAGGCTCTCACCCGAATGAGGAGTGCGCGTTGCTGGGAATGGTGCTGGCCGCCGGGGCCGGACGGCGTCTGCGGCCGTACACGGACACGCTGCCCAAGGCGCTCGTGCCGGTCGACGGCGACACCACGATCATGGACATCTCGCTGCGTAACCTCGCGGCGGCCGATCTCCGCGATGTCGTGGTCATCGTCGGTTACCAGGCGCAGGCCGTACACGAGCGCAAGGCCGAGCTGGAACGGCGGCACGGCGTGAAGCTCACCCTCGTGCACAACGACAAGGCCGAGGAGTGGAACAACGCCTACTCCCTGTGGTGCGCGCGCGACTACTTCGACCAGGGCGTGATC
This window contains:
- a CDS encoding glycosyltransferase family 2 protein; amino-acid sequence: MKQFPDSPAPASSSETRVWPPISVVIPVLNEERHLREAVRQVLSQWYEGPIEVVLAIGPSHDRTQEVADAIAADDPRVIVVPNPTGRTPNALNAAIAASSNRIIARVDGHAMLPDDYLRVAVETLEETGADNVGGIMAAEGVTPFEQAVARAMTSKIGVGGARFHTGGTAGPADTVYLGVFRREALERVGGYDEHFQRAQDWEMNHRIRETGGLVWFQPRMRVSYRPRPDIKALAKQYFHYGRWRRVVARTHEGTINLRYLAPPLAVLAILAGLVISPFLWPGLLIPGGYLAAILAGSAVTGIGLPVPALVRLPLVYVTMHMSWGWGFLTSPRRLGKPG
- a CDS encoding CDP-alcohol phosphatidyltransferase family protein, translating into MPDSHATSQTAAVVLATTEASALRCPGGTLLDRLTGQLATLPVREVHVVARSSDIIHAPGGTHMIGAEGSRGLADDLRRVAKVARSSIGPVLLVAGDLVAHTEALAMLVEHPARDTRALVSDDGRDAPGPSRPPIRIDGRFVVAAGTSFHEVGEACGTFRGALQVGVSDLARLAETAETLAELAEAGGFGPMDGGEAPQLLLVGLVRSGVPVHAAGLGRLHGDRMAEQADVDSAVPRLAEVDEAEARLDGAVKTNDGFFATYGVSSWSRHLVKLAARLGLTPNAITGMSVGLAALAAVWFSAGTRQALIAGAVLLYLSFVLDCVDGQLARYTRAFSPFGAWLDATFDRVKEYAVYVGLAFGYAAGLDATGGGPDGIWGLAVAAMILQLLRHMIDFSYAGARADAGRVGAAWARTPGSLSDPADAGARRPVPLHEPERQAAFAGAEVMRAPGAGQAADTGAEPDTGAEPGAGAEPDIGAEPGAGKGAGDGGGPGAGNAIVRLSRTMEKASPTRWFKKIIVLPIGERMALIAVTAALFNARVTFVALLVWGGIAATYILAGRMGRSLSR
- a CDS encoding DUF5941 domain-containing protein encodes the protein MVSVHMTPVPRSAVVAYRDDGVPSRAMGALVAGQLPPLPPAIVGMFVTGVLLLVGVAGTDGLAVFAPAVALLLAGPGSSHPHDGRLDWLVPPILRLTEYGFVASVGFAHDVPPWLILVLLGAMAFHHYDVVYRLRQRVYPPAWLATSGLGWDGRMLLVALGGLAGQVTLVFVLLSLYLWCLFGWESITCWLAAPRLGVDAADLGAHD
- a CDS encoding bifunctional cytidylyltransferase/SDR family oxidoreductase — its product is MAEREPRLRTVGVVLAGGVGRRVGLGTPKQLLEVAGRTILEHTLALFEGAPEIDEVIVLMAPGFTGEVERIVEAGGFAKVTRILEGGQSRPETTWRALRALGSQECDVLLHDAVRPLADRRIIADCVEALRTCSAVEVAIPSSDTIVVISRDPDGEIVRDVPDRSTLRRVQTPQCFRLSVIREAYERAFADPGFGDRPPTDDCGVVLRYLPEVPIHVVPGSERNMKVTHPVDLLIADTLLRLAASEVPSVSAPALREAMAGRTVVVFGAGGSAGAEVAELAGRYGARVFSFPGSSDLSGPLEEVRVEDPGAVADALARAAKETGGIDYVVNAAGAPYPGRLDAVDDTAIAESVNVHHLGPVNVARAALPHLRATGGRLLFHAPSRTESTEGTESTEGAEGAEGYVGDSLSSAAGAAVAGLTRSLAREWASCGVRVNCVVPERGDAPHTVARTSLDVLASDVTGQVVDARP